A part of Actinobaculum sp. 313 genomic DNA contains:
- a CDS encoding integrase core domain-containing protein, with translation MGIWQRQREGADLKGLIHHSDRGVQYRAIRYGQALSDCDAVASVGSKGDSYDNALAEALIPAVQGGLIRNRKYLDEHRPWGIEDVEFATAQWVHWFNTTRPHCAIGMRAPIKHEQAYTPPPEDTNAGTTVDGTDVIGNADAQDIGEQTITNQPPQPATTSAR, from the coding sequence ATGGGGATCTGGCAGCGCCAGCGCGAGGGCGCGGACCTGAAGGGCTTGATCCACCACTCCGACCGCGGGGTCCAGTACCGGGCCATCCGCTACGGGCAGGCCCTGTCTGACTGTGATGCGGTCGCCTCCGTCGGCTCCAAGGGCGACTCCTACGACAATGCGCTGGCCGAGGCTCTGATACCGGCTGTACAAGGCGGACTCATCCGCAATCGCAAGTATTTGGATGAGCACCGCCCCTGGGGTATCGAGGACGTGGAGTTCGCTACCGCCCAGTGGGTGCACTGGTTCAACACGACCCGGCCTCACTGCGCCATAGGCATGCGCGCTCCGATCAAGCACGAGCAGGCCTACACCCCACCACCAGAGGACACCAATGCGGGCACCACCGTCGACGGCACCGACGTCATCGGCAACGCCGACGCCCAGGACATCGGCGAGCAGACCATCACCAACCAACCACCCCAGCCGGCAACCACCAGCGCCCGATAA